In the Nitrospirota bacterium genome, one interval contains:
- the murD gene encoding UDP-N-acetylmuramoyl-L-alanine--D-glutamate ligase, translated as MESVDKKFTVVGLARSGAGAARLLAGMGADVTVTDRKTAADLADIVSTLPPSVRLCLGSHPEEIFSDADVIVVSPGVPLSIRPLADARAKGKRIIGELELAYQIIEGRMAEEKAVPFLAVTGSNGKSTTTTLLDHMMKSAGFRTMFGGNIGNALTEEILKMDRENAVPDAVVAEISSFQLEAIETFRPHIAAILNITPDHLDRYPSMQEYRDAKAAIFQNQCEPDILVLNADDPETMKLHAASFGEGGRGPYRYFFSRAEKVEGLYVKDGVVIVNFSDRQDRAEELQLIDMREIRIKGVHNLENAMAASAMALLAGCPVDAVRKSLREFPGLEHRLELVRELDGVKYINDSKGTNVGAVIKSIESFSEPLILIAGGRDKAGDFSTLSALAVNKVKAAVLIGEAAGKLGQALGAVAKTVMAGDMEEAVKVARGEAEKGDVVLLSPACASFDMFRDFEDRGRQFKKIVMELETIHA; from the coding sequence ATGGAATCAGTGGATAAGAAGTTTACGGTGGTCGGTCTGGCGCGCAGCGGAGCAGGCGCAGCGCGGCTGCTTGCCGGGATGGGCGCCGACGTGACGGTGACCGACCGCAAGACCGCGGCTGACCTGGCTGATATCGTCAGCACGCTTCCTCCCTCGGTCAGACTCTGTCTCGGCAGCCATCCGGAGGAGATATTCTCAGACGCCGACGTGATCGTCGTGAGCCCGGGAGTGCCGCTTTCGATCAGGCCGCTTGCCGATGCCAGGGCAAAAGGAAAGAGGATCATCGGAGAGCTTGAACTGGCATACCAGATTATCGAAGGCCGGATGGCAGAAGAAAAGGCAGTGCCGTTTCTTGCCGTCACGGGCAGCAACGGGAAATCGACAACGACTACCCTGCTGGACCATATGATGAAGTCAGCAGGCTTCAGGACCATGTTCGGCGGCAACATAGGCAATGCGCTTACCGAGGAGATTCTGAAGATGGACAGGGAAAATGCGGTTCCTGATGCGGTTGTGGCCGAGATATCAAGCTTTCAGCTTGAGGCGATCGAGACCTTCAGACCCCACATCGCAGCAATCCTGAACATCACCCCTGACCATCTTGACCGGTATCCTTCCATGCAGGAATATCGCGATGCAAAGGCTGCCATTTTTCAGAACCAGTGTGAGCCTGACATCCTTGTCCTCAATGCGGACGACCCTGAGACGATGAAACTCCACGCGGCGAGCTTCGGAGAAGGCGGCAGGGGGCCTTATCGCTATTTTTTCAGCAGGGCAGAGAAGGTGGAAGGCCTGTATGTGAAAGACGGCGTTGTTATCGTGAATTTTTCAGACCGGCAGGACAGAGCAGAGGAGCTTCAGCTTATCGATATGCGGGAGATCCGCATTAAAGGTGTTCATAACCTGGAGAACGCCATGGCCGCTTCGGCCATGGCTCTCCTTGCAGGCTGTCCTGTTGATGCGGTCAGGAAGTCCCTCAGGGAATTCCCGGGTCTTGAACACCGGCTCGAGCTGGTGCGGGAGCTTGACGGCGTGAAATATATCAATGACTCAAAGGGTACGAATGTCGGGGCAGTGATAAAATCGATTGAGAGCTTTTCTGAGCCTCTTATTCTGATCGCCGGCGGAAGGGACAAGGCAGGCGACTTTTCAACGCTCAGCGCCCTTGCAGTCAATAAAGTCAAAGCGGCGGTTCTGATCGGAGAGGCTGCCGGAAAACTCGGGCAGGCACTCGGCGCTGTTGCCAAAACGGTGATGGCAGGGGATATGGAAGAGGCGGTTAAGGTCGCCCGCGGAGAGGCGGAGAAAGGAGATGTGGTTCTCCTGTCTCCTGCATGTGCAAGCTTCGATATGTTCCGGGACTTTGAGGATAGGGGCAGGCAGTTCAAAAAAATCGTTATGGAACTCGAGACGATCCATGCATAG